One Amaranthus tricolor cultivar Red isolate AtriRed21 chromosome 1, ASM2621246v1, whole genome shotgun sequence DNA window includes the following coding sequences:
- the LOC130825394 gene encoding terpene synthase 6, chloroplastic isoform X1, producing the protein MFPREILYSHSDQNKKAVNKPSICTADELHYVQVVDSNWLLTLWRNHPNSQVLAKCCQNSPEAYRKCCSSQLFHLYRGFNLCSQQAYLGTSCSSTKASAESIQRFEDAKEKIRKMFNKVELSVSAYDTAWVAMASSPAAPTAPCFPGTINWILENQMKDGSWGFHDRCDTSLVKDALSSTLACVLALKIWSIGEEQMTKGLDFIVSNFASAMDVDQHSPIGFDVIFPSMIEKALDMDVNLHLASTDIDIVLQMKDQELKRIHGKKLIARNYYLAYISEAMAKSEDWRMIMKYQRKNGSLFNSPSTTAAAFSELHDTHCYSYLSSILQKYGNAVPTICPIEAYFRLYLVDTLQKLGIHGYFKEEISSVLNEIFRQWKQGDDEIFSDVTTMMAFRLLREHGYDVSTERLAEYHDKGFLFNKFGGHFEDTRAALEFFKASQLRVHDHEPYLEEQTSILRNFLERKISEHPAMADRLSKNLLQEVVDALKNPVYGSLERLESRKFIEHGNLAEFRVLKSSLSCTNFCYKVLLELAKNDFRYCQSIHMQEFKQLQRWLAESKLDQLTFSRQKLSYCYFSAAASLSSPKLSDARISWAKNSVLTTVIDDFFDVGSSKEEQLNLIQLVEEWDPNKRLQASSEKVHIIFSALSNTICEIGNKAYTWQDHSVTKHIVEIWLSLLKSMWNEAEIQRNMSVPSMEEYMENGYISFALGPIVLPALYFIGPKLSEEIIRSEEYHDLFKLMSTCGRLLNDFQGFQREAEHGKLNAVSLLMLQGNGNVSKEDAILEIKRTVDSKRRELLRLVLQPGNGGVVPKECREVFWKMSKVLHLFYLKEDGFTSEEMAGDVKAILHDPLKT; encoded by the exons GATTCAATTTATGTTCACAGCAAGCTTATTTAGGAACTAGCTGCTCTTCAACCAAAGCATCAGCTGAAAGCATCCAG AGATTTGAGGATGCCAAAGAAAAGATCAGAAAGATGTTTAACAAAGTTGAACTTTCAGTGTCAGCTTATGACACAGCATGGGTAGCAATGGCTTCTTCTCCTGCTGCTCCTACTGCTCCTTGTTTTCCAGGGACCATAAACTGGATATTAGAAAACCAAATGAAAGATGGCTCGTGGGGTTTCCATGATCGTTGTGATACTTCTCTTGTTAAAGACGCTCTTTCCTCGACCTTAGCTTGTGTTCTTGCACTGAAAATATGGTCTATTGGTGAAGAACAGATGACAAAGG GGCTTGACTTCATTGTGTCGAATTTTGCTTCAGCAATGGATGTAGACCAGCATTCTCCAATTGGATTTGATGTCATTTTTCCTAGCATGATTGAAAAAGCTCTTGATATGGATGTAAATCTTCATTTGGCTTCCACAGATATTGATATTGTGCTCCAAATGAAGGATCAAGAGCTCAAAAG AATTCACGGGAAGAAGTTGATAGCAAGGAATTACTATTTGGCATACATTTCAGAAGCAATGGCCAAATCAGAAGACTGGAGAATGATAATGAAATATCAAAGGAAGAATGGTTCACTGTTCAATTCACCTTCTACAACAGCAGCAGCTTTTTCCGAGCTCCACGATACACATTGTTACAGTTACCTGTCTTCAATCTTGCAGAAATATGGAAATGCAG TTCCAACCATATGTCCAATCGAAGCATATTTCAGGCTATATTTGGTTGACACCCTACAAAAACTGGGAATTCATGGGTACTTTAAGGAAGAGATTAGTTCTGTACTAAATGAAATTTTCAG ACAATGGAAACAAGGCGATGATGAAATATTCTCCGATGTTACCACCATGATGGCATTTCGGCTGTTGCGAGAGCATGGATACGATGTCTCCACTG AACGGTTGGCTGAATATCACGACAAAGGGTTCTTGTTCAACAAATTTGGAGGACACTTTGAAGACACAAGAGCTGCTTTGGAATTCTTTAAAGCATCGCAGCTTAGAGTACATGACCATGAACCTTATTTAGAGGAGCAAACATCAATTTTAAGGAACTTtcttgaaagaaaaatttcagAACATCCAGCAATGGCAGACAGGCTTAGCAAAAATCTACTCCAAGAG GTAGTTGACGCCCTGAAGAATCCCGTCTATGGCAGTTTAGAGCGATTAGAAAGCAGAAAATTCATTGAACATGGTAACTTGGCTGAATTTAGAGTTCTCAAATCTTCTTTAAG CTGTACTAATTTCTGCTACAAAGTTCTCCTAGAACTAGCAAAGAATGATTTTCGATATTGTCAATCAATACATATGCAGGAATTCAAACAGCTTCAAAG ATGGCTTGCGGAGAGTAAACTAGACCAGCTAACTTTTTCTAGGCAGAAACTCAGTTACTGCTACTTCTCTGCTGCAGCAAGTCTTTCATCCCCCAAACTATCTGATGCCCGCATCTCATGGGCTAAGAACAGCGTACTCACTACCGTGATTGATGACTTCTTTGATGTTGGCAGCTCTAAAGAGGAGCAACTAAATCTTATACAGTTGGTTGAAGA GTGGGATCCAAATAAAAGGCTTCAAGCTAGTTCAGAGAAAGTTCATATTATATTTTCAGCTCTCTCAAACACAATTTGTGAAATCGGAAATAAAGCATACACATGGCAAGATCATAGCGTCACAAAACACATAGTCGAGATT TGGCTAAGTCTATTAAAGTCAATGTGGAACGAAGCAGAGATCCAAAGGAACATGTCAGTACCTTCAATGGAAGAATACATGGAAAATGGCTACATATCTTTTGCCTTGGGACCAATAGTTCTTCCAGCACTCTATTTTATTGGCCCCAAACTGTCTGAAGAGATTATTAGAAGTGAAGAATACCATGATCTATTTAAGCTGATGAGCACTTGCGGACGCCTCCTTAACGACTTTCAAGGTTTTCAA AGGGAAGCAGAGCATGGAAAGCTGAACGCTGTGTCTCTGCTCATGCTTCAAGGGAATGGAAATGTCAGCAAAGAAGATGCTATACTAGAAATCAAACGGACAGTCGATAGCAAAAGAAGAGAGCTCCTAAGATTGGTATTGCAACCAGGCAATGGAGGTGTAGTTCCAAAAGAGTGTAGAGAGGTGTTCTGGAAAATGAGCAAGGTATTGCACCTATTTTACTTAAAGGAAGACGGGTTTACGTCTGAAGAGATGGCTGGTGATGTGAAGGCAATTCTCCATGACCCATTGAAAACTTAA
- the LOC130825394 gene encoding terpene synthase 6, chloroplastic isoform X2: MFPREILYSHSDQNKVLAKCCQNSPEAYRKCCSSQLFHLYRGFNLCSQQAYLGTSCSSTKASAESIQRFEDAKEKIRKMFNKVELSVSAYDTAWVAMASSPAAPTAPCFPGTINWILENQMKDGSWGFHDRCDTSLVKDALSSTLACVLALKIWSIGEEQMTKGLDFIVSNFASAMDVDQHSPIGFDVIFPSMIEKALDMDVNLHLASTDIDIVLQMKDQELKRIHGKKLIARNYYLAYISEAMAKSEDWRMIMKYQRKNGSLFNSPSTTAAAFSELHDTHCYSYLSSILQKYGNAVPTICPIEAYFRLYLVDTLQKLGIHGYFKEEISSVLNEIFRQWKQGDDEIFSDVTTMMAFRLLREHGYDVSTERLAEYHDKGFLFNKFGGHFEDTRAALEFFKASQLRVHDHEPYLEEQTSILRNFLERKISEHPAMADRLSKNLLQEVVDALKNPVYGSLERLESRKFIEHGNLAEFRVLKSSLSCTNFCYKVLLELAKNDFRYCQSIHMQEFKQLQRWLAESKLDQLTFSRQKLSYCYFSAAASLSSPKLSDARISWAKNSVLTTVIDDFFDVGSSKEEQLNLIQLVEEWDPNKRLQASSEKVHIIFSALSNTICEIGNKAYTWQDHSVTKHIVEIWLSLLKSMWNEAEIQRNMSVPSMEEYMENGYISFALGPIVLPALYFIGPKLSEEIIRSEEYHDLFKLMSTCGRLLNDFQGFQREAEHGKLNAVSLLMLQGNGNVSKEDAILEIKRTVDSKRRELLRLVLQPGNGGVVPKECREVFWKMSKVLHLFYLKEDGFTSEEMAGDVKAILHDPLKT, encoded by the exons GATTCAATTTATGTTCACAGCAAGCTTATTTAGGAACTAGCTGCTCTTCAACCAAAGCATCAGCTGAAAGCATCCAG AGATTTGAGGATGCCAAAGAAAAGATCAGAAAGATGTTTAACAAAGTTGAACTTTCAGTGTCAGCTTATGACACAGCATGGGTAGCAATGGCTTCTTCTCCTGCTGCTCCTACTGCTCCTTGTTTTCCAGGGACCATAAACTGGATATTAGAAAACCAAATGAAAGATGGCTCGTGGGGTTTCCATGATCGTTGTGATACTTCTCTTGTTAAAGACGCTCTTTCCTCGACCTTAGCTTGTGTTCTTGCACTGAAAATATGGTCTATTGGTGAAGAACAGATGACAAAGG GGCTTGACTTCATTGTGTCGAATTTTGCTTCAGCAATGGATGTAGACCAGCATTCTCCAATTGGATTTGATGTCATTTTTCCTAGCATGATTGAAAAAGCTCTTGATATGGATGTAAATCTTCATTTGGCTTCCACAGATATTGATATTGTGCTCCAAATGAAGGATCAAGAGCTCAAAAG AATTCACGGGAAGAAGTTGATAGCAAGGAATTACTATTTGGCATACATTTCAGAAGCAATGGCCAAATCAGAAGACTGGAGAATGATAATGAAATATCAAAGGAAGAATGGTTCACTGTTCAATTCACCTTCTACAACAGCAGCAGCTTTTTCCGAGCTCCACGATACACATTGTTACAGTTACCTGTCTTCAATCTTGCAGAAATATGGAAATGCAG TTCCAACCATATGTCCAATCGAAGCATATTTCAGGCTATATTTGGTTGACACCCTACAAAAACTGGGAATTCATGGGTACTTTAAGGAAGAGATTAGTTCTGTACTAAATGAAATTTTCAG ACAATGGAAACAAGGCGATGATGAAATATTCTCCGATGTTACCACCATGATGGCATTTCGGCTGTTGCGAGAGCATGGATACGATGTCTCCACTG AACGGTTGGCTGAATATCACGACAAAGGGTTCTTGTTCAACAAATTTGGAGGACACTTTGAAGACACAAGAGCTGCTTTGGAATTCTTTAAAGCATCGCAGCTTAGAGTACATGACCATGAACCTTATTTAGAGGAGCAAACATCAATTTTAAGGAACTTtcttgaaagaaaaatttcagAACATCCAGCAATGGCAGACAGGCTTAGCAAAAATCTACTCCAAGAG GTAGTTGACGCCCTGAAGAATCCCGTCTATGGCAGTTTAGAGCGATTAGAAAGCAGAAAATTCATTGAACATGGTAACTTGGCTGAATTTAGAGTTCTCAAATCTTCTTTAAG CTGTACTAATTTCTGCTACAAAGTTCTCCTAGAACTAGCAAAGAATGATTTTCGATATTGTCAATCAATACATATGCAGGAATTCAAACAGCTTCAAAG ATGGCTTGCGGAGAGTAAACTAGACCAGCTAACTTTTTCTAGGCAGAAACTCAGTTACTGCTACTTCTCTGCTGCAGCAAGTCTTTCATCCCCCAAACTATCTGATGCCCGCATCTCATGGGCTAAGAACAGCGTACTCACTACCGTGATTGATGACTTCTTTGATGTTGGCAGCTCTAAAGAGGAGCAACTAAATCTTATACAGTTGGTTGAAGA GTGGGATCCAAATAAAAGGCTTCAAGCTAGTTCAGAGAAAGTTCATATTATATTTTCAGCTCTCTCAAACACAATTTGTGAAATCGGAAATAAAGCATACACATGGCAAGATCATAGCGTCACAAAACACATAGTCGAGATT TGGCTAAGTCTATTAAAGTCAATGTGGAACGAAGCAGAGATCCAAAGGAACATGTCAGTACCTTCAATGGAAGAATACATGGAAAATGGCTACATATCTTTTGCCTTGGGACCAATAGTTCTTCCAGCACTCTATTTTATTGGCCCCAAACTGTCTGAAGAGATTATTAGAAGTGAAGAATACCATGATCTATTTAAGCTGATGAGCACTTGCGGACGCCTCCTTAACGACTTTCAAGGTTTTCAA AGGGAAGCAGAGCATGGAAAGCTGAACGCTGTGTCTCTGCTCATGCTTCAAGGGAATGGAAATGTCAGCAAAGAAGATGCTATACTAGAAATCAAACGGACAGTCGATAGCAAAAGAAGAGAGCTCCTAAGATTGGTATTGCAACCAGGCAATGGAGGTGTAGTTCCAAAAGAGTGTAGAGAGGTGTTCTGGAAAATGAGCAAGGTATTGCACCTATTTTACTTAAAGGAAGACGGGTTTACGTCTGAAGAGATGGCTGGTGATGTGAAGGCAATTCTCCATGACCCATTGAAAACTTAA
- the LOC130825394 gene encoding ent-kaurene synthase 5, chloroplastic isoform X4, giving the protein MFNKVELSVSAYDTAWVAMASSPAAPTAPCFPGTINWILENQMKDGSWGFHDRCDTSLVKDALSSTLACVLALKIWSIGEEQMTKGLDFIVSNFASAMDVDQHSPIGFDVIFPSMIEKALDMDVNLHLASTDIDIVLQMKDQELKRIHGKKLIARNYYLAYISEAMAKSEDWRMIMKYQRKNGSLFNSPSTTAAAFSELHDTHCYSYLSSILQKYGNAVPTICPIEAYFRLYLVDTLQKLGIHGYFKEEISSVLNEIFRQWKQGDDEIFSDVTTMMAFRLLREHGYDVSTERLAEYHDKGFLFNKFGGHFEDTRAALEFFKASQLRVHDHEPYLEEQTSILRNFLERKISEHPAMADRLSKNLLQEVVDALKNPVYGSLERLESRKFIEHGNLAEFRVLKSSLSCTNFCYKVLLELAKNDFRYCQSIHMQEFKQLQRWLAESKLDQLTFSRQKLSYCYFSAAASLSSPKLSDARISWAKNSVLTTVIDDFFDVGSSKEEQLNLIQLVEEWDPNKRLQASSEKVHIIFSALSNTICEIGNKAYTWQDHSVTKHIVEIWLSLLKSMWNEAEIQRNMSVPSMEEYMENGYISFALGPIVLPALYFIGPKLSEEIIRSEEYHDLFKLMSTCGRLLNDFQGFQREAEHGKLNAVSLLMLQGNGNVSKEDAILEIKRTVDSKRRELLRLVLQPGNGGVVPKECREVFWKMSKVLHLFYLKEDGFTSEEMAGDVKAILHDPLKT; this is encoded by the exons ATGTTTAACAAAGTTGAACTTTCAGTGTCAGCTTATGACACAGCATGGGTAGCAATGGCTTCTTCTCCTGCTGCTCCTACTGCTCCTTGTTTTCCAGGGACCATAAACTGGATATTAGAAAACCAAATGAAAGATGGCTCGTGGGGTTTCCATGATCGTTGTGATACTTCTCTTGTTAAAGACGCTCTTTCCTCGACCTTAGCTTGTGTTCTTGCACTGAAAATATGGTCTATTGGTGAAGAACAGATGACAAAGG GGCTTGACTTCATTGTGTCGAATTTTGCTTCAGCAATGGATGTAGACCAGCATTCTCCAATTGGATTTGATGTCATTTTTCCTAGCATGATTGAAAAAGCTCTTGATATGGATGTAAATCTTCATTTGGCTTCCACAGATATTGATATTGTGCTCCAAATGAAGGATCAAGAGCTCAAAAG AATTCACGGGAAGAAGTTGATAGCAAGGAATTACTATTTGGCATACATTTCAGAAGCAATGGCCAAATCAGAAGACTGGAGAATGATAATGAAATATCAAAGGAAGAATGGTTCACTGTTCAATTCACCTTCTACAACAGCAGCAGCTTTTTCCGAGCTCCACGATACACATTGTTACAGTTACCTGTCTTCAATCTTGCAGAAATATGGAAATGCAG TTCCAACCATATGTCCAATCGAAGCATATTTCAGGCTATATTTGGTTGACACCCTACAAAAACTGGGAATTCATGGGTACTTTAAGGAAGAGATTAGTTCTGTACTAAATGAAATTTTCAG ACAATGGAAACAAGGCGATGATGAAATATTCTCCGATGTTACCACCATGATGGCATTTCGGCTGTTGCGAGAGCATGGATACGATGTCTCCACTG AACGGTTGGCTGAATATCACGACAAAGGGTTCTTGTTCAACAAATTTGGAGGACACTTTGAAGACACAAGAGCTGCTTTGGAATTCTTTAAAGCATCGCAGCTTAGAGTACATGACCATGAACCTTATTTAGAGGAGCAAACATCAATTTTAAGGAACTTtcttgaaagaaaaatttcagAACATCCAGCAATGGCAGACAGGCTTAGCAAAAATCTACTCCAAGAG GTAGTTGACGCCCTGAAGAATCCCGTCTATGGCAGTTTAGAGCGATTAGAAAGCAGAAAATTCATTGAACATGGTAACTTGGCTGAATTTAGAGTTCTCAAATCTTCTTTAAG CTGTACTAATTTCTGCTACAAAGTTCTCCTAGAACTAGCAAAGAATGATTTTCGATATTGTCAATCAATACATATGCAGGAATTCAAACAGCTTCAAAG ATGGCTTGCGGAGAGTAAACTAGACCAGCTAACTTTTTCTAGGCAGAAACTCAGTTACTGCTACTTCTCTGCTGCAGCAAGTCTTTCATCCCCCAAACTATCTGATGCCCGCATCTCATGGGCTAAGAACAGCGTACTCACTACCGTGATTGATGACTTCTTTGATGTTGGCAGCTCTAAAGAGGAGCAACTAAATCTTATACAGTTGGTTGAAGA GTGGGATCCAAATAAAAGGCTTCAAGCTAGTTCAGAGAAAGTTCATATTATATTTTCAGCTCTCTCAAACACAATTTGTGAAATCGGAAATAAAGCATACACATGGCAAGATCATAGCGTCACAAAACACATAGTCGAGATT TGGCTAAGTCTATTAAAGTCAATGTGGAACGAAGCAGAGATCCAAAGGAACATGTCAGTACCTTCAATGGAAGAATACATGGAAAATGGCTACATATCTTTTGCCTTGGGACCAATAGTTCTTCCAGCACTCTATTTTATTGGCCCCAAACTGTCTGAAGAGATTATTAGAAGTGAAGAATACCATGATCTATTTAAGCTGATGAGCACTTGCGGACGCCTCCTTAACGACTTTCAAGGTTTTCAA AGGGAAGCAGAGCATGGAAAGCTGAACGCTGTGTCTCTGCTCATGCTTCAAGGGAATGGAAATGTCAGCAAAGAAGATGCTATACTAGAAATCAAACGGACAGTCGATAGCAAAAGAAGAGAGCTCCTAAGATTGGTATTGCAACCAGGCAATGGAGGTGTAGTTCCAAAAGAGTGTAGAGAGGTGTTCTGGAAAATGAGCAAGGTATTGCACCTATTTTACTTAAAGGAAGACGGGTTTACGTCTGAAGAGATGGCTGGTGATGTGAAGGCAATTCTCCATGACCCATTGAAAACTTAA
- the LOC130825394 gene encoding terpene synthase 6, chloroplastic isoform X3 encodes MILEVSPSNFSLFCSHQSNSFSPGFNLCSQQAYLGTSCSSTKASAESIQRFEDAKEKIRKMFNKVELSVSAYDTAWVAMASSPAAPTAPCFPGTINWILENQMKDGSWGFHDRCDTSLVKDALSSTLACVLALKIWSIGEEQMTKGLDFIVSNFASAMDVDQHSPIGFDVIFPSMIEKALDMDVNLHLASTDIDIVLQMKDQELKRIHGKKLIARNYYLAYISEAMAKSEDWRMIMKYQRKNGSLFNSPSTTAAAFSELHDTHCYSYLSSILQKYGNAVPTICPIEAYFRLYLVDTLQKLGIHGYFKEEISSVLNEIFRQWKQGDDEIFSDVTTMMAFRLLREHGYDVSTERLAEYHDKGFLFNKFGGHFEDTRAALEFFKASQLRVHDHEPYLEEQTSILRNFLERKISEHPAMADRLSKNLLQEVVDALKNPVYGSLERLESRKFIEHGNLAEFRVLKSSLSCTNFCYKVLLELAKNDFRYCQSIHMQEFKQLQRWLAESKLDQLTFSRQKLSYCYFSAAASLSSPKLSDARISWAKNSVLTTVIDDFFDVGSSKEEQLNLIQLVEEWDPNKRLQASSEKVHIIFSALSNTICEIGNKAYTWQDHSVTKHIVEIWLSLLKSMWNEAEIQRNMSVPSMEEYMENGYISFALGPIVLPALYFIGPKLSEEIIRSEEYHDLFKLMSTCGRLLNDFQGFQREAEHGKLNAVSLLMLQGNGNVSKEDAILEIKRTVDSKRRELLRLVLQPGNGGVVPKECREVFWKMSKVLHLFYLKEDGFTSEEMAGDVKAILHDPLKT; translated from the exons GATTCAATTTATGTTCACAGCAAGCTTATTTAGGAACTAGCTGCTCTTCAACCAAAGCATCAGCTGAAAGCATCCAG AGATTTGAGGATGCCAAAGAAAAGATCAGAAAGATGTTTAACAAAGTTGAACTTTCAGTGTCAGCTTATGACACAGCATGGGTAGCAATGGCTTCTTCTCCTGCTGCTCCTACTGCTCCTTGTTTTCCAGGGACCATAAACTGGATATTAGAAAACCAAATGAAAGATGGCTCGTGGGGTTTCCATGATCGTTGTGATACTTCTCTTGTTAAAGACGCTCTTTCCTCGACCTTAGCTTGTGTTCTTGCACTGAAAATATGGTCTATTGGTGAAGAACAGATGACAAAGG GGCTTGACTTCATTGTGTCGAATTTTGCTTCAGCAATGGATGTAGACCAGCATTCTCCAATTGGATTTGATGTCATTTTTCCTAGCATGATTGAAAAAGCTCTTGATATGGATGTAAATCTTCATTTGGCTTCCACAGATATTGATATTGTGCTCCAAATGAAGGATCAAGAGCTCAAAAG AATTCACGGGAAGAAGTTGATAGCAAGGAATTACTATTTGGCATACATTTCAGAAGCAATGGCCAAATCAGAAGACTGGAGAATGATAATGAAATATCAAAGGAAGAATGGTTCACTGTTCAATTCACCTTCTACAACAGCAGCAGCTTTTTCCGAGCTCCACGATACACATTGTTACAGTTACCTGTCTTCAATCTTGCAGAAATATGGAAATGCAG TTCCAACCATATGTCCAATCGAAGCATATTTCAGGCTATATTTGGTTGACACCCTACAAAAACTGGGAATTCATGGGTACTTTAAGGAAGAGATTAGTTCTGTACTAAATGAAATTTTCAG ACAATGGAAACAAGGCGATGATGAAATATTCTCCGATGTTACCACCATGATGGCATTTCGGCTGTTGCGAGAGCATGGATACGATGTCTCCACTG AACGGTTGGCTGAATATCACGACAAAGGGTTCTTGTTCAACAAATTTGGAGGACACTTTGAAGACACAAGAGCTGCTTTGGAATTCTTTAAAGCATCGCAGCTTAGAGTACATGACCATGAACCTTATTTAGAGGAGCAAACATCAATTTTAAGGAACTTtcttgaaagaaaaatttcagAACATCCAGCAATGGCAGACAGGCTTAGCAAAAATCTACTCCAAGAG GTAGTTGACGCCCTGAAGAATCCCGTCTATGGCAGTTTAGAGCGATTAGAAAGCAGAAAATTCATTGAACATGGTAACTTGGCTGAATTTAGAGTTCTCAAATCTTCTTTAAG CTGTACTAATTTCTGCTACAAAGTTCTCCTAGAACTAGCAAAGAATGATTTTCGATATTGTCAATCAATACATATGCAGGAATTCAAACAGCTTCAAAG ATGGCTTGCGGAGAGTAAACTAGACCAGCTAACTTTTTCTAGGCAGAAACTCAGTTACTGCTACTTCTCTGCTGCAGCAAGTCTTTCATCCCCCAAACTATCTGATGCCCGCATCTCATGGGCTAAGAACAGCGTACTCACTACCGTGATTGATGACTTCTTTGATGTTGGCAGCTCTAAAGAGGAGCAACTAAATCTTATACAGTTGGTTGAAGA GTGGGATCCAAATAAAAGGCTTCAAGCTAGTTCAGAGAAAGTTCATATTATATTTTCAGCTCTCTCAAACACAATTTGTGAAATCGGAAATAAAGCATACACATGGCAAGATCATAGCGTCACAAAACACATAGTCGAGATT TGGCTAAGTCTATTAAAGTCAATGTGGAACGAAGCAGAGATCCAAAGGAACATGTCAGTACCTTCAATGGAAGAATACATGGAAAATGGCTACATATCTTTTGCCTTGGGACCAATAGTTCTTCCAGCACTCTATTTTATTGGCCCCAAACTGTCTGAAGAGATTATTAGAAGTGAAGAATACCATGATCTATTTAAGCTGATGAGCACTTGCGGACGCCTCCTTAACGACTTTCAAGGTTTTCAA AGGGAAGCAGAGCATGGAAAGCTGAACGCTGTGTCTCTGCTCATGCTTCAAGGGAATGGAAATGTCAGCAAAGAAGATGCTATACTAGAAATCAAACGGACAGTCGATAGCAAAAGAAGAGAGCTCCTAAGATTGGTATTGCAACCAGGCAATGGAGGTGTAGTTCCAAAAGAGTGTAGAGAGGTGTTCTGGAAAATGAGCAAGGTATTGCACCTATTTTACTTAAAGGAAGACGGGTTTACGTCTGAAGAGATGGCTGGTGATGTGAAGGCAATTCTCCATGACCCATTGAAAACTTAA
- the LOC130825437 gene encoding inosine-5'-monophosphate dehydrogenase 2-like has protein sequence MAFEDGFAAERIFNRGYSYTYDDVIFLPHYIDFPTDAVQLPTKLTKNISLSIPCVSSPMDTVTESYMAVAMASLGGIGILHSNNTPQEQFSLLQSAKSRRIPFVSDFEIKSPADVIDSESDFGSSSVILITETGSRKSRVLGFVLKSDWVKLMKKEIRVCEYMSKLDVSVPNSYDLDQIAGFLGEKGVQLVPIVRESDGEVVDLVTLQDIERIQDFPKKGLPSLASNGDFLVGAAIGTRESDKERLEYLVKGGADVVVLDSSQGNSIYQIDMIKYIKKTYPSLDVIGGNVVTKYQAQNLIQAGVDGLRVGMGSGSICTTQEVCAVGRGQATAVYKVASIASQSGVPIIADGGISNSGHIVKALVLGASTVMMGSFLAGSIEAPGGYVVQDGRRVKKYRGMGSLEAMTKGSDQRYLGDKSKLKIAQGVVGAVADKGSVLKFVPYTMHAVKQGFQDLGASSVESAHDLLRSEVLRLEARTGAAQVEGGVHGLVSYEKKAF, from the exons ATGGCATTTGAAGATGGGTTTGCAGCAGAGAGGATTTTCAATCGAGGGTATTCATATACTTATGATGATGTTATCTTTCTTCCCCATTACATAGATTTTCCAACTGATGCAGTTCAACTTCCAACCAAGCTCACAAAAAACATATCTCTTTCAATACCCTGTGTATCTTCACCAATGGATACTGTTACTGAGTCTTACATGGCTGTAGCCATGGCTTCCCTAGGTGGGATTGGGATTTTACACTCTAATAACACCCCTCAGGAGCAATTTTCTCTCCTTCAATCAGCCAAATCGCGTCGCATCCCTTTTGTTTCAGATTTCGAGATTAAATCCCCTGCGGATGTGATTGATTCCGAGTCTGATTTTGGTTCCTCGAGTGTGATTTTAATTACTGAGACAGGTAGCAGGAAGTCTAGAGTGTTAGGATTTGTGTTGAAATCTGATTGGGTGAAGTTGATGAAAAAGGAGATTAGGGTTTGTGAGTACATGTCCAAATTGGATGTTTCGGTGCCCAATAGTTACGATTTGGATCAAATTGCGGGGTTTTTGGGGGAGAAAGGCGTTCAATTGGTTCCGATTGTGAGAGAGAGTGACGGAGAAGTCGTAGATTTGGTGACATTGCAGGATATAGAGAGAATTCAGGATTTTCCCAAGAAGGGTTTGCCGTCATTAGCGTCTAACGGGGACTTTTTGGTGGGTGCTGCAATAGGGACTAGAGAATCGGATAAAGAGAGGTTGGAGTATTTAGTTAAGGGTGGGGCTGATGTTGTGGTTTTGGATAGTTCTCAAGGAAATTCTATTTATCAGATTGATATGATCAAGTATATTAAGAAGACTTACCCGAGTTTGGATGTCATTGGAGGGAATGTAGTGACTAAATATCAAGCTCAGAACTTGATTCAAGCGGGAGTTGATGGACTTCGAGTTGGTATGGGATCTGGGTCAATATGTACCACTCAAGAAGTGTGCGCCGTGGGCAGAGGACAG GCTACTGCAGTATACAAGGTTGCCTCTATTGCTTCACAAAGTGGTGTTCCCATCATTGCTGATGGTGGTATATCAAACTCCGGACACATTGTTAAGGCCTTGGTTCTGGGGGCATCTACTGTGATGATGGGTAGCTTTCTGGCTGGTAGTATTGAAGCTCCTGGCGGTTATGTTGTTCAG GATGGTCGTCGTGTTAAGAAGTATCGAGGCATGGGTTCATTGGAAGCAATGACAAAAGGAAGTGATCAACGATATCTTGGGGACAAGTCTAAACTTAAAATTGCACAAGGTGTGGTTGGAGCTGTTGCAGATAAGGGCTCAGTTTTAAAGTTTGTGCCTTACACAATGCATGCAGTTAAACAAGGGTTCCAAGATCTTGGTGCGTCTTCTGTTGAGTCAGCGCACGATTTATTGAGATCAGAAGTATTAAGATTAGAG GCTCGAACTGGTGCGGCTCAAGTAGAAGGTGGTGTGCATGGTTTGGTATCTTATGAGAAGAAGGCATTTTAA